The genomic stretch GGTGAACACTATCGTGCCACTCATCACGCGCTCGACTTTGCAGCGGCGCGCTGCCTCTTCGCGAGTCAGCAGTGCAGGGAAATTAGTGTCTCTCTTCATGGTGGGCGACACAGGACTTGAACCTGTGACCTCTGGTATGTGAGACCAGCGCTCTAACCAACTGAGCTAGTCGCCCAAGAATTCAAAATCTGAAAGGCCGAAAAACTGAAACGCTGAAAGGCGATTTCAGTCTCGCTGCGCGATCACATCAAGCAACCGCTGCCGCTCGATGGGAACCACACCGACTTCACCGCAAACGATTCCGGCCGCATAATTGGCCATTACCGCGGCTTCCGCCGGGTTTGCGCCGCCCGCTTCGGCAGCCATACATGTGGAAATAACCGTGTCACCCGCACCGGAAACGTCGCTGACCTTGATGGCGCGGGTGGGAATATGCTGCATGACATCCCGGCCATGAAACAGCGTCATACCGCGTTCGCCGCGCGTCACCAGCAACAGGTCGGGGGAAATCCTGTCAAACAGAGCCCGTCCCGCATCCGCAAGCTGCGTTTCGTCACCGATCTTGACTCCCATCGCGCGCTCCAGTTCCCGCAGATTCGGCTTGAACAGGTGTGTCCCGCGGTAGTCGAAGAAGTGCTCGAACTTGGGATCGACGCCGACCTGCACGTTGTGCGCGGCAGCGATTTTCAACGCGGATTCGATCACGTGGCCTGTCAGCACGCCCTTGTTGTAGTCCTGCAGGATGATGGCCTGAAGCGTCGGCATGGCGCTTTCCAAAGCGGCCAGCAACCGGTTCTCTTCAGCGGCGGAAATATCACCCAGCGTCTCACGGTCGGCCCGGACCACATGCTGATCGTGCGCGATAATGCGGGTCTTCTCGGTGGTGCGGCGTCCGGCGGTAATGATCATTCCGGAAGTAACCGCTCCGCAGATTTCCAGATGGCCCAGCATCACCTGGCCGGCGGCATCTTCACCCATCACGCCGAAGGCAAAGGGTTCCACGCCTAACGTGCCGAGGTTCTGCACCACATTTCCCGCACCGCCCAGCCCCGTGCTCTCGGATTCGATTTCCACCACCGGCACCGGAGCTTCCGGGCTGATCCGCTTCACACTGCCGGACAGATGCCGGTCAAGCATAAAGTCACCCAGCACGGCAATGCGCTTCCCACGGGCGGCATTCAGAATTTCTTCCGCGCGGACAGGTGAGATGTGATTCATAGTCCGCTGCTCCCGTCCGTACTCACCCTTCGAGGATCTCCTTCTCCTTCAGATCGAAGAGGTGATCCATTTCCTTGATATGCTTGTCGGTCATCTCCTGAGTGCGATGCTCGGCCTTCTTTGTCTCGTCCTCGGAGATTTCGTGATTCTTCTCGAGCTTCTTGATATGCTCGTTGGCGTCGCGGCGGATGTTGCGAACGGCAACCTTGGCCTCTTCGACATACTTCTTCACGAGCTTCACCAGATCCTTGCGGCGTTCTTCGGTGAGCGGCGGAATAGTCAGGCGGATCATCGTGCCGTCATTCATCGGATTCAATCCGAGATCCGACATCTGTATCGCCTTGCCAATCGCACCCAAGGTGCTCTTGTCCCACGGCTGGATGACGATGGACTTCGCATCCGGTGTCGACACCGATGCGACCTGGGCCAGCGGCATTTCGGAGCCGTACACATCCACCCGAATAGGTTCTACCAACCCGACCGATGCCTTCCCCGTCCGAATGTGCGTCAATTCCAGACGGAGTTTCTCTACGGATTTATTCATCCGCAGTTCGCAGTCCGCTACGATTTCCTTGACCATAAATTACTCACCTGCCAATTAATGTGCCGATCTTCTCGCCGGCAAGGATGCGCCGCAGGTTGCCGCGCTTCTTGAAATTGAACACGTGAATCGGAATACTGTTCTCGAGGCAGAAGGTGACCGCCGTCGTATCGATCACCCGAAGCTGCTTGCTCACAAACTCAAGATAGGTGAGGTTGTCGAACATGGTCACATCGGGAGTGGTCACAGGGTCTGCCGTGAAAATGCCGTCAACCTTGGTGCCCTTCATGAGCACGTCGGCTTTGATTTCCTTCGCTCTCAGCGCCGCGGCGGTATCCGTCGAAAAGAACGGGCTGCCCGTGCCGGCGGCAAAGATCACCACGCGCCGTTTCTCCAGATGACGCAGCGCCCGGCGACG from bacterium encodes the following:
- the frr gene encoding ribosome recycling factor; this encodes MVKEIVADCELRMNKSVEKLRLELTHIRTGKASVGLVEPIRVDVYGSEMPLAQVASVSTPDAKSIVIQPWDKSTLGAIGKAIQMSDLGLNPMNDGTMIRLTIPPLTEERRKDLVKLVKKYVEEAKVAVRNIRRDANEHIKKLEKNHEISEDETKKAEHRTQEMTDKHIKEMDHLFDLKEKEILEG
- a CDS encoding PfkB family carbohydrate kinase, coding for MNHISPVRAEEILNAARGKRIAVLGDFMLDRHLSGSVKRISPEAPVPVVEIESESTGLGGAGNVVQNLGTLGVEPFAFGVMGEDAAGQVMLGHLEICGAVTSGMIITAGRRTTEKTRIIAHDQHVVRADRETLGDISAAEENRLLAALESAMPTLQAIILQDYNKGVLTGHVIESALKIAAAHNVQVGVDPKFEHFFDYRGTHLFKPNLRELERAMGVKIGDETQLADAGRALFDRISPDLLLVTRGERGMTLFHGRDVMQHIPTRAIKVSDVSGAGDTVISTCMAAEAGGANPAEAAVMANYAAGIVCGEVGVVPIERQRLLDVIAQRD
- the pyrH gene encoding UMP kinase; the encoded protein is MFLRYSRVLLKLSGEALVGAGDYGIDPAVLAAMAEEIAEVHADHVDLGIVIGGGNIFRGLKGAAGGMDRVSADQMGMLATVINSLALQDALERLGVVTRVQSAIPMQTVAEPFIRRRALRHLEKRRVVIFAAGTGSPFFSTDTAAALRAKEIKADVLMKGTKVDGIFTADPVTTPDVTMFDNLTYLEFVSKQLRVIDTTAVTFCLENSIPIHVFNFKKRGNLRRILAGEKIGTLIGR